In the genome of Mixta calida, the window GATCATTCTGGCCGTGCTGGCGGGTTTTCCCTGGCTTGAGCGTCATCTGCCGTCGCACCTGAATCCGTTTGCGCCGCTTTTAGTGACCGATCCGCCTGGTTGGGTCACCCGCTACAAGCTGCAGCGCATCCGTCACGATCCCGCCGCCTGCCTGGCGGTGCTGGAGCGTGCGCGGGAGGCGGGGCTGGTAAGTTTTACCCAGCCGCCTCCGATGAGCGGCGCTTGTCCGTTGGCGGCGCCGATTCGCATCCAGCGCTTCGCCGATGTAAGGCTCAGCAGCAGCTTTCTTGCCAGCTGTCCGTTGGCGGTCAGCAGCACGATGTTTGTACTACAGGCAGACAGGCGCGCGCGCTCCGGCCCTCTGCATTCGTCGCTGAGGCAGATTGAACATGTCGGCAGCTACGCCTGCCGGAATATTTATCATCGTGCGCAGGGGCGGCGAAGCGAGCATGCAACGGCGGATGCGTGGGATGTGACGGCGTTCCGGCTGGCGAACGGCACACGCATCAGCGTTGGACGCGACTGGCGCAGGCCTGATGAAGCGAGCGATTTACTACATCAGTGGTTCAACGACAGCTGCGCCTGGTTTGGCAATACGTTGGGGCCGGACTATAACGCGGCGCACGCCACACATTTTCATCTGGGGATGCGGGGCTATGGAATTTGCCGTTAACGGTGGCGATTTTTAGCACAGCGGCGAAAAAATTTATTATCACGGCAGTGATAATTCACGCTTCCGGGACATTTTTTTTAGTGAATAAAAACTAATATGACATCTCAGAACTTCTAATATAAATTATAATAATCATTTACAGCGATTATTACCTGCCAATCAGAAATTTAATTTTTTGCGCTTTCATTTTGTTTACAAAACAGTGATATCTATTAGCCTGTGTTATGTTTTTCGCGGGTACTCTGTAGAAAACCAGGATTATCCTGGATTGCGTCTGGCCGCGGCTGAGTTATAGTTTGTTGCAGATCACAAAAATCCATTCTATGAAAACAGCAAGGGGATTGAATATTTTTAAGAAAAATCTTACTCTTTCTCCATTGGCGATTGGAAATGTATAAAAGCAGCGCTAATGAATATAACTTTACTAAATTACAAGGATTTAATAAGTCTACTTAAGACATTAAGTTTACATCTGCTTAACGGACCCTAAATGCAGCCTTTTTAAACATCAGTCCGTTGAACAATATAATTAAAAAAATTTTTCGAGAGCATTTAATTTTTTGTTACATCGGTGGCAGTTTGACTTAAACCACGGCGCGAGCAGGTAGCGCGTACCGGTGAGGCTTTAATGACGTTCGATGATTACTTTGCCTGGCGCAGGGAGGTCGAGGCTCAGTTTTTTTTACTGAATAACACGAAAGAGTTAACAAAAGCGTTGCAACAGCAGATTGAAGCGCTGGGGCTGGATCACTTTGCCTTATTTATTCGCCATCCAGTACCTTTTACCCGGCCTAAAACCTTTCTTTTCACCACATACCCACCTTGCTGGATAAAGCGATACGAAAATGAAAACTATTATGCCGTCGATCCTATTTTGCAGGAGTGTTCACTGCCGGGAAAATTTATAGCCTGGGGGGATGCCGTTTCGGATAAGAATGAAATATTCTGGCGTGAGGCAAAAGCGTACGGATTGACATCAGGCTTCTCTTGTTCGCTGATGGCGTCCAATCGCGCAACGGGTATATTATCGGTAGTATCCAAAAAAGCGTTAAATATGTCGCATATGTTGCCGGAACAGCAGTTAAGACTACAGTATCTATTGGACCTGTCTTTGCAATCGTTACTGCGCTTAGATGATGTATCCATGCGGATTTTAGATATAACCTTAAGTTCGCGTGAACTGGAAATTTTAAAATGGACAGCGGAAGGGAAAACGGCAGCCGAGATTTCATTGATACTTTCTATCTCGCCTTACACGGTTAACTTCCATCAGAAGAATTTACAAAAGCGGTTTAATGCGCCAAATAAAACCCAGGTTGCCAGCTATGCGGCCGCCATTGGCTTGCTGTAAATAGGATTGCAACTACTAAATTTAGTAGTTTCATAAGGTTAACCGGTTGTCTACCCTTCGGCCGGGGTATCAGCTGGGTAAACGCCGTATACATACGGCTCAAACGAGGGAGTGCGACAGGGGAATATGATGAAGATTATCCAAACCCAGCTAAAGGATATGCCATCCTCGTTATTGGCTGAATTGGGCAGTTATCGTTACAGTGTGTTTGCGCGCGGTGAAGGGTGGTCGATACCCTCGCGGCTCAGTACGCCGGGACAGGAGTACGATCGCTTCGACCGTTCCGACGTAACGTGGCTTATCGCCTGGCATGTACGTTTTGGCATCTGCGGTTGCGCCCGCCTGATGCAGTGGCAGGAACCCGGCAATATTGAAGGCTTCAGCGTACCGTTCGATCGTAAAGAGGCGGTCTGGGAAATGTCGCGTTTCTCCGCGCGTCTTGACGTTGACCATGAACTGCCGCTAACCATTCTCTGGCATGCTGTCCAGCTGGCGGAGCTGTCGGGCATCGATTATCTGGTCAGTGCCGCCACGCCGATGCTGGAGCAGATGTTTGAACAGCACAACGTGGGGTTCGAGCCTTTAACGCCGGGATTAATTCAGTCTGAAGACAATCTGTTCGCAGTAAAAATTCCGGTGAAACAGCAGGGTCTGGCGGAGAAGTATCGCGGCGCGCGCCGTTTCAGCCCGGAAGAGGTGTTGCCTTCGCTGGGCGTTTCTATCAACTGGCAGTCGCACGGGCGTTAATGCCAGCGGGTCCAGAGCGTAATCAGCAACCATGCGGCCAGCACCCAGCACAGCACGGCGCTGGCCAGCGCGAGCGGCAGACGCATTATGCCGATAAAAAACCATAACGAGAGAAGATAGAGAAAGTAGGGCAAAATCGCCCACATGCCGAAAATGATGGTGGCGCGCAGCGCTGCCGAGCCCTTATCTGTTGCGACAAGGTAGTGCGCAATCAGCGCAAATGTTGGAAAGAGCGGCAACAGCCCGGCGATATAGTAATTCTTACTCTTCGCCAGCAGGCCAATCGCCACCACCACGAATGCGCCAATCAGCGCTTTAAGCAACAGACCCATTGTTTTGTCCATGTTAAAAGATTTAACATGCGTGAATGCTGTCGCAAAATCAATGGGTTCGTGATAGTTAACGGCGGTATGCGGCCTTAATCTGACTGATTGTCTGACTGAACGTTTCCGCCTGCTGCGGATCGTCCAACTGGGCGATAACACGTTCCATGTTGATAATGACTTTGCCCGCGTCCGCCTGACCCATGCCTTTCAGCATCATCGTGACCATCGCTTTCAGGCAGGCCACTTCATTCGCCAGGGTTTTTGTCTCTTCCGAAGTGGTAAAATCGTTCTGACCCATAGTTTCTCCTTGATAATCCTGTGTAAATATTCAGGCCGTTACTTACATCCCGAACCTGGCAAAGTATAACATAAATTATGAGACCGCTTTCTCACACCGCGCCGTGGATTGCGGAATAATTCACCATCTGAATCATCTGCATAAAATAAAAGCTGGACGTTATTTGGAGTGAGAAAAAACCTGACAATGTAATTATTAATAAAAAACTCATCACACAAGTTATCATCGCAACCTGTTGTATATAAACACCTTTTTCTTTAATTTTCTCTTTACTTATTTTTAATGCTTTTGACTTTTTATTATCTGGGTCGATGAAAACATTTCACAAAATTGTGAATAAGAGACGTGCAGGAATGCTATTAGCGCCATCTAAAAAAACGGTGAATTATGTTCAAACCTGCAACAAAAAAGAGTAACATTAAGCGGCTTAATTAAAGCGTCCCATAAACATCACCATTTCCGGAGAAATCCTCTTTTGATTAGCATTCTTCTTGTGGATGACCACGAACTGGTACGCGCAGGGATTCGTCGCATACTGGAAGATATCAAAGGTATTCAGGTAGCCGGCGAGGCATGCTGCGGTGAGGACGCGGTGAAATGGTGTCGTACAAATCAGGTAGATGTGATCCTGATGGACATGAACATGCCAGGCATCGGCGGTCTGGAGGCCACACGCAAAATCGTGCGTTTCAATCCTGACGCTAAAATCATCATGTTGACTATCCATACGGAAAATCCGCTGCCGGCGAAGGTGATGCAGGCAGGAGCCGCGGGCTATTTGAGCAAAGGCGCTGCGCCGCAGGAAGTGATCAGCGCCATTCGCTCCGTACATGCGGGACAGCGTTACATCGCTTCCGATATCGCGCAACAGATGGCGCTGAGCCAGATTG includes:
- a CDS encoding extensin-like domain-containing protein, with the translated sequence MKGIAIALAIILAVLAGFPWLERHLPSHLNPFAPLLVTDPPGWVTRYKLQRIRHDPAACLAVLERAREAGLVSFTQPPPMSGACPLAAPIRIQRFADVRLSSSFLASCPLAVSSTMFVLQADRRARSGPLHSSLRQIEHVGSYACRNIYHRAQGRRSEHATADAWDVTAFRLANGTRISVGRDWRRPDEASDLLHQWFNDSCAWFGNTLGPDYNAAHATHFHLGMRGYGICR
- the sdiA gene encoding transcriptional regulator SdiA; this encodes MTFDDYFAWRREVEAQFFLLNNTKELTKALQQQIEALGLDHFALFIRHPVPFTRPKTFLFTTYPPCWIKRYENENYYAVDPILQECSLPGKFIAWGDAVSDKNEIFWREAKAYGLTSGFSCSLMASNRATGILSVVSKKALNMSHMLPEQQLRLQYLLDLSLQSLLRLDDVSMRILDITLSSRELEILKWTAEGKTAAEISLILSISPYTVNFHQKNLQKRFNAPNKTQVASYAAAIGLL
- a CDS encoding acyl-homoserine-lactone synthase; protein product: MKIIQTQLKDMPSSLLAELGSYRYSVFARGEGWSIPSRLSTPGQEYDRFDRSDVTWLIAWHVRFGICGCARLMQWQEPGNIEGFSVPFDRKEAVWEMSRFSARLDVDHELPLTILWHAVQLAELSGIDYLVSAATPMLEQMFEQHNVGFEPLTPGLIQSEDNLFAVKIPVKQQGLAEKYRGARRFSPEEVLPSLGVSINWQSHGR
- a CDS encoding GlpM family protein, which codes for MGLLLKALIGAFVVVAIGLLAKSKNYYIAGLLPLFPTFALIAHYLVATDKGSAALRATIIFGMWAILPYFLYLLSLWFFIGIMRLPLALASAVLCWVLAAWLLITLWTRWH
- a CDS encoding DUF2594 family protein; translated protein: MGQNDFTTSEETKTLANEVACLKAMVTMMLKGMGQADAGKVIINMERVIAQLDDPQQAETFSQTISQIKAAYRR
- the uvrY gene encoding UvrY/SirA/GacA family response regulator transcription factor, whose amino-acid sequence is MISILLVDDHELVRAGIRRILEDIKGIQVAGEACCGEDAVKWCRTNQVDVILMDMNMPGIGGLEATRKIVRFNPDAKIIMLTIHTENPLPAKVMQAGAAGYLSKGAAPQEVISAIRSVHAGQRYIASDIAQQMALSQIEPEKSESPFSCLSERELQIMLMITKGQKVTDISEQLNLSPKTVNSYRYRMFSKLNISGDVELTHLAIRHGLFNAESLISSE